The nucleotide window CGCTCATTCACAACAGATAGCACCTGCACGCCCTCGCCCACATCGGCAAAAACAGGCGCACGCACAAAGACCATCGGCACGCTTCCCACGCCCTTAAACTCGCTCACACAGGTAAAGCTACCCAGCTGGCGTCCGTAGGCGTTTCGCTGCACGCTTGCCTCAAGCAAGCCAAAATGCACCGTGCTATCCCCCACAAGTCGCCCTGCTAGCAGTATCGCTCCAGCACACGTCCCAAACGCCCCCACGCCGCCTTTAATCATCTCACGAAGCGGCTCAAAAAGCCCCAGCTCACGCAAAAGCTTGCCCATAGTCGTGCTCTCCCCACCTGGGAAAATGAGTGCGTCAAAGCCGCCTTTTAGGTCGCTTTGCTGGCGGATCTGGCGTATATCAAGCCGCCCTTTAAATTTATCCGCCCCTGTGGCGGGGTCTTGGACGGCTGGGGCTGGCTCATTAGAGCTTTGAGAGAGCGGGCTTGGGCGGCTAGGGTCGTTAAAGGCTGGGGCGCTTGGGCTTTGGCTTGACTGGCTTAAATTTAAACCAGCCAAATCAGCACTGCGTGGGCGTTTTGAAGGGCTAGATTTTTGAAGACTCGCCCCATCATCAAAGCTATCAAATTTAAACCCAGCAGGAGAGAGCGTAGATGATAGCCCCACACGCTCGGCTCTGCCGTCAATACGCTCTAGCATAGCGATATGCTCGGCAAAGCTGCCCTGCACCGCTAGCACGCCCACTTTTATCATTACTTGCCTCGCTCCGCCATTAAAAGCTTAATCTCATCTTCATTTATGCCCACCATCGCTTCGCCAAGATCCGCGCTAATCTCAGCTAGCACAGCTGGGTCGTTAAAATTCGTTACCGCCTGCACTATCGCACGCGCACGCTTGACTGGGTCGCCCGATTTAAATATGCCGCTTCCCACAAACACGCCCTCAGCCCCCAGCTGCATCATCAGCGCCGCATCAGCAGGCGTCGCCACGCCACCAGCGGCGAAATTTACCACCGGCAAGCGTCCGTTTTTATGCACATATTCTAGCAGGGAATACGGCACGGCTAGGCTCTTTGCCTCGTGATACAGCTCGTCCTCGCTCATCGCCTGCACACGCCGTATTGCCGACATCATCGCACGCATATGACGCACCGCCTGCACCACATCACCCGTGCCTGGCTCGCCCTTTGTGCGGATCATCGACGCACCTTCGTTTATTCGTCTTAGCGCTTCGCCCAGATCCTTTGCGCCGCAGACAAAAGGCACGCTAAACTCACGCTTGTTAATGTGAAAAACGTCATCAGCTGGGCTTAAAACCTCGCTCTCATCGATATAATCAATCTCAATGGCCTGCAAAATCTGAGCCTCGACAAAATGCCCTATGCGTGCCTTTGCCATCACTGGTATACTCACCGCAGCCTGAATGCTCTTTATCATCGCTGGGTCGCTCATCCTAGCCACGCCGCCAGCTGCTCGTATGTCGGCTGGGATTTTCTCTAGTGCCATTACCGCCACAGCCCCTGCGGCTTCGGCTATGCGGGCTTGTTCTGGCGTGGTTACGTCCATTATCACGCCACCTTTTAGCATTTGCGCTAGGTTTGCGTTTAGCTCAAATCTATCTTGCATTACTCGCTCCAAATTTAAATTTAAAAGGCTGATTATAGCGTATTTTGCTTAATCTCTAAGCTTTTTTATGAACTTAAAATGCACTTTTTGTTAGAATTTAAAAAATCAAAAAAGGCAAGTGATGAATAATTTTAAATTTATGCAAAACCAGATAAAAATCTGGCAAAACGAAGGATTAATCGACGAAAATCTAGCCGCCAAGCTAAAATCAAGATACGAAAGCCCTAGCAGGCTCTATCTTGCCGTGCGCATTATCGCTTCGCTTTTTGCCTTTGGGGCGGCACTGCTTTTTATCGCTCACAACTGGGACGAAATGGCGCTTTTAGCCCGCTTTGGCGTGGTGCTAGCCGTGCTTGCTGGGGTGCAGGGCGTGGGGCTATTTTGTCTGCGTCGTGAGCAGATTTTGCTCGCTAGGGCGTGGCTATTTTTGGCAAATCTGCTCTTTGGGGCGGCGCTTACTCTTGTCGCGCAGATTTTTAATTTGGGCGAGCATATGAGCGATGGCGTGCTGGTTTGGGCGGTGGCACCGCTTGCTTTTGGGGCGATCTTTGGCTGGACGGAGCAGGTGGCGCTCTCGCTCGTGCTTGCTGGGGTGTATATGGGTATGGAATTTATGATTTATGACTCATTTTCACCCGCTTGGAGCGTATTTTTAGCGGTGGGAGCATTTTGGTATTTTAAAGGGCGTAGCGGCTGGCTTGGGGCTTTTGTGGGGGCTTTTTTAAATTTTATTTTTGCGCTTTATAGCTATCACACCTTTGGCGATTTGACGCAGGCTACGCTGCTTTATCTGGCTGCTAGCCTCTTTTTAGCGCTTGTTTTTTATGGCTCGGCGATAGGGCAGGTGAGTGCGATTGTAGGCACATTCGTGGCGTTTTTGTGGCAATTTTTTGCCTCTTTTGATAATTATGCACTCTTTAATAACGTGGGCAAAGAGCCGTTTTGGTGGGCTATTTTGTTGGTGCTTTGTGCGGCCAGTGTGGCAATAGCTCTTAAAAAGCGGCGGTGGATTTTGGGCGCAAGTGCGCTTTATCTTTTAGCGCTTGGTTTTGGGGCTAGCCGCTGGCTTAGTCCGCTTGCAATTGGCGGCATAAATATCTTGCTTTTTGTGCTAATTGGCTTAAAAGCGATAATGACTAAGGGCAAGCTAAATATCTATCTGGGGGCTAAGCTAATCTTAGCTGTGGCGGTTAGCGAATACCTCACGCTGCGATATGGCTACCTTGGCACAAGCTTAATATTTTTAGCGGTGGCCGGGGCTGTTTTGGTGCTTTTTAGGAGGGCAAAATGAGAGCTTTTAAAATTTGTCTAGCGCTTTGCGTGCTTGAGATTTTAGTGCTTCTTGGGATGTATGCTATCTCAGCTATGCCGCTTATTTTTGGGCGAGAAATTACCATCATCGCCCGTCCAGTAGATCCCAGAGATCTTTTGCGGGGAAATTACGTAAGGCTTGGCTATGATAATTTGCTTTCTAAAGAGCAAATTGCCGCTGGGACAAAAATTTATGCCCCGCTTGTGCCAGATAATAGGGCTGGGGCAAACGGCTATAAATTTGAAAGCATTACGACGCAAAAGCCTGGTTCTGGGCTGTTTTTAAGTGGCGAAATGGGGGCATTTTCAAAGCCAATTTTTGGCATTGAGGCGTTTTTTGTGCCGGTAAAAAAGGCAAAGGAGCTTGAGCGCGAGCTAGCAAGTGTCGGTGCTTTGGTAACGCTTGGGGTGAGCGAGAGCGGCAAGGCCAGGATAAAAAGCGTAAGCGCACTTGATAAAGGCGTAAAGCCCGCACTAAGCAAAGCCCCAAAGGAGTAAGGATAGCGATAATATAGCCGTGCAAATTTGTTGGTTTAAATTTCTAAGTCATTTAGCCTTTAGCATTAGGGGAGCAAAAACCTAGATAATAGCAAGGCTTAGATAAGTATTCCTAGCCTGCACCACTAGCCGCTGGGCAAGCTTTAGCATAGTTTAGCTTGCCCCCAAAGCTAGAGCTTTAGCATATTGCAAGCTATTTTAGTGCCGATTTTCCAGCGCGTTCAGCCTTTGCCGTTAGGGACTTGCCAAAGGGCGTAAAGGTCGAAATCGAGATGATAGCAAGGCTAAAGTAGGCTAAATTTAGGGTAAGCTACTTTTTGGGCTTGCCAACACACTAAAAACTCACTCTAAATTTATCCCAAAAGCCAACTTATAAATTTAGCCCTATCATTATGCTAGCTTCAGCGTGATAGGAGGTACTACCATAAAAAAAGACTTTTTAAAAAGCACCTTGTGGTAAATTTAATCTAAGCAAAATCTAGCTCCCAGCCTTTTAGTATCTGCAAAATCTCGCTAGCAAGCTCCTTTTCCTTACCCATAAAATTATGCCTAGCGTCCTTAATAAGCCCCACACTAGCGCCGTTTTTGATATGGCTTGCCATTAGCCTTATAAAATGTTCGCCATCACCCTGACTAAAGCCGTCAAGCGTGCCTATTATGATAGCCCCAGAGTGATTTATGCTTTTTATCTGACTAAAATCAGCACCAATATCGGAGTGGGCGTTATCAAGCTTATCAGAAAAGACCCACCCATATGCCGTGCGAGCCAGGCAAGGTAGCCAACCAAAAAGCTCAAACTCAAGCATCTCATCGCCCCTATTTTCACTCATATATCGCTTTATCGTCTGCCTTTGGGCTTGGCTTACGCCCTGCCTTAGATAGCTTAGCTGAGCAGGGCTTATTAGTATAAATTTCTCTATGCCAGCGTCTTGATGAGAGGATAAATAGGCGATGATTTTATTGGCCCCTAGACTATGCCCTGCTAGGTAAATGCGCTCATAGCCAGC belongs to Campylobacter sp. 19-13652 and includes:
- the pdxT gene encoding pyridoxal 5'-phosphate synthase glutaminase subunit PdxT, with protein sequence MIKVGVLAVQGSFAEHIAMLERIDGRAERVGLSSTLSPAGFKFDSFDDGASLQKSSPSKRPRSADLAGLNLSQSSQSPSAPAFNDPSRPSPLSQSSNEPAPAVQDPATGADKFKGRLDIRQIRQQSDLKGGFDALIFPGGESTTMGKLLRELGLFEPLREMIKGGVGAFGTCAGAILLAGRLVGDSTVHFGLLEASVQRNAYGRQLGSFTCVSEFKGVGSVPMVFVRAPVFADVGEGVQVLSVVNERIVAVRQDNMLATSYHPELTRDERVHRYFLESLSLG
- the pdxS gene encoding pyridoxal 5'-phosphate synthase lyase subunit PdxS; the encoded protein is MQDRFELNANLAQMLKGGVIMDVTTPEQARIAEAAGAVAVMALEKIPADIRAAGGVARMSDPAMIKSIQAAVSIPVMAKARIGHFVEAQILQAIEIDYIDESEVLSPADDVFHINKREFSVPFVCGAKDLGEALRRINEGASMIRTKGEPGTGDVVQAVRHMRAMMSAIRRVQAMSEDELYHEAKSLAVPYSLLEYVHKNGRLPVVNFAAGGVATPADAALMMQLGAEGVFVGSGIFKSGDPVKRARAIVQAVTNFNDPAVLAEISADLGEAMVGINEDEIKLLMAERGK
- a CDS encoding DUF2157 domain-containing protein — protein: MNNFKFMQNQIKIWQNEGLIDENLAAKLKSRYESPSRLYLAVRIIASLFAFGAALLFIAHNWDEMALLARFGVVLAVLAGVQGVGLFCLRREQILLARAWLFLANLLFGAALTLVAQIFNLGEHMSDGVLVWAVAPLAFGAIFGWTEQVALSLVLAGVYMGMEFMIYDSFSPAWSVFLAVGAFWYFKGRSGWLGAFVGAFLNFIFALYSYHTFGDLTQATLLYLAASLFLALVFYGSAIGQVSAIVGTFVAFLWQFFASFDNYALFNNVGKEPFWWAILLVLCAASVAIALKKRRWILGASALYLLALGFGASRWLSPLAIGGINILLFVLIGLKAIMTKGKLNIYLGAKLILAVAVSEYLTLRYGYLGTSLIFLAVAGAVLVLFRRAK
- a CDS encoding GDYXXLXY domain-containing protein → MRAFKICLALCVLEILVLLGMYAISAMPLIFGREITIIARPVDPRDLLRGNYVRLGYDNLLSKEQIAAGTKIYAPLVPDNRAGANGYKFESITTQKPGSGLFLSGEMGAFSKPIFGIEAFFVPVKKAKELERELASVGALVTLGVSESGKARIKSVSALDKGVKPALSKAPKE
- a CDS encoding alpha/beta hydrolase — encoded protein: MLLDGTLFCSGSKKAVLIAITGVHGNFYSNPFYEHIGVALMQNGIDFIYAQTNDAFSQINTHNVRTNRCELIGSFNEDFAHSDEDIDAYLNYAKKAGYERIYLAGHSLGANKIIAYLSSHQDAGIEKFILISPAQLSYLRQGVSQAQRQTIKRYMSENRGDEMLEFELFGWLPCLARTAYGWVFSDKLDNAHSDIGADFSQIKSINHSGAIIIGTLDGFSQGDGEHFIRLMASHIKNGASVGLIKDARHNFMGKEKELASEILQILKGWELDFA